One window of Actinomycetota bacterium genomic DNA carries:
- a CDS encoding enoyl-CoA hydratase/isomerase family protein — MTIDRPDQRNSLNGEVLDGLLREFRSASQDDAVRVVVLTGAGDRAFCAGADLSDIAPDAGAVAQHEGRAKLRQLFTAAAELDRPLVGRVNGHALAGGLGLALLCDLLVAVEDAQFGTPEVRVGLWPYVISRAIADHVGPKRALELMMTGRRLSADEAVAWGLVNRAVPRADLDPAVDAVVSELLRGAPVAQRLGRRSFYTARDLPHREAMAYLQGMLDLNVQTEDVVEGITAFFEKRDPQWRGR; from the coding sequence CTGACCATCGACCGCCCCGACCAACGCAACTCGCTCAACGGCGAGGTGCTCGACGGGCTGTTGCGCGAGTTCCGGTCCGCGAGCCAGGACGACGCCGTGCGCGTCGTCGTGCTCACCGGCGCCGGCGATCGCGCCTTCTGCGCGGGCGCCGACCTGAGCGACATCGCACCCGACGCGGGCGCCGTGGCGCAGCACGAGGGCCGCGCAAAGCTGCGTCAGCTGTTCACCGCCGCCGCCGAGTTGGATCGTCCCCTCGTCGGGCGTGTGAACGGTCACGCGCTCGCGGGTGGTCTCGGTCTCGCACTGCTGTGCGATCTGCTCGTCGCCGTGGAGGATGCGCAGTTCGGCACGCCCGAGGTCCGCGTCGGGTTGTGGCCCTACGTCATCTCGCGTGCGATCGCGGACCACGTCGGACCCAAGCGCGCCTTGGAGCTGATGATGACCGGACGGCGTCTCAGCGCCGACGAGGCGGTCGCGTGGGGCCTGGTCAACCGCGCCGTCCCGCGCGCCGACCTCGACCCCGCCGTGGACGCGGTCGTGTCCGAGCTGCTGCGGGGTGCCCCGGTCGCTCAGCGCCTGGGTCGGCGCTCCTTCTACACCGCTCGTGACCTGCCTCACCGCGAGGCCATGGCGTACCTGCAGGGGATGCTCGACCTCAACGTGCAGACCGAGGACGTCGTCGAGGGCATCACGGCGTTCTTCGAGAAGCGCGACCCCCAGTGGCGGGGCCGGTGA
- a CDS encoding HD domain-containing protein → MGARSAWSGFLVGAVVTAALACAWLLRPETLSASRGSLAVFVAAAALGEMITVDKLRGHAIPVASAVVATFALLGNPPGTTAAVAAGGWVLAAVARAGAGAELRPLDLLGRVSVGVSLPGVVALAALLAPTVTVATVAAATEAVNVVGLAAVSLVLVVGVPYWEAIEETVGKRVRILPVYRGLLLSSWAALVAFAASAGLAAMVHGALGAWAIVLMLLPLLAARSGLRRHALVQRTYDQTVRAMSRLPELVGATTEGHGIRVGRLAMEIGRELALADEDVAALERAAHLHELGAVREQAVGANIATAGAAVVREAGNMPAVVAILERQRDPYRRRREGEDASVPMTARILRTACEYDQYSHPGGPGRQPWDALERLHLGMAYEHDPVVIQALNRVLSRRGVL, encoded by the coding sequence ATGGGTGCCCGCTCCGCCTGGTCGGGCTTCCTCGTCGGCGCCGTCGTCACCGCAGCACTGGCGTGCGCCTGGCTGCTGCGTCCGGAGACGCTGTCCGCGTCCCGCGGCTCCCTCGCAGTGTTCGTCGCGGCCGCGGCGCTCGGCGAGATGATCACGGTCGACAAGCTACGAGGACACGCCATCCCCGTCGCGTCCGCCGTCGTCGCCACGTTCGCTCTGCTCGGCAACCCCCCCGGCACGACGGCAGCGGTCGCAGCCGGCGGGTGGGTACTGGCGGCGGTCGCGCGAGCCGGTGCGGGTGCGGAACTCCGACCCCTCGACCTGCTCGGACGCGTGTCGGTCGGCGTCAGCCTCCCCGGTGTCGTCGCGCTCGCGGCTCTCCTGGCTCCGACCGTCACTGTGGCGACCGTGGCGGCCGCGACCGAAGCGGTCAACGTGGTCGGCCTCGCTGCGGTGTCGCTCGTGCTCGTCGTCGGGGTGCCGTACTGGGAGGCGATCGAGGAGACCGTCGGCAAGCGTGTGCGCATCCTGCCCGTCTACCGCGGCCTGCTGCTGTCGAGCTGGGCCGCGCTCGTCGCCTTCGCAGCGTCGGCCGGACTGGCCGCCATGGTCCACGGTGCCCTCGGGGCGTGGGCGATCGTGCTGATGCTGCTGCCACTGCTGGCCGCCCGGTCCGGCCTGCGACGCCACGCGCTCGTCCAGCGGACCTACGACCAGACCGTCCGGGCGATGAGCCGGCTGCCCGAGCTCGTCGGCGCCACGACCGAGGGGCACGGCATCCGGGTTGGACGTCTCGCCATGGAGATCGGTCGCGAGCTCGCGCTGGCGGACGAGGACGTCGCCGCGCTCGAACGGGCGGCCCACCTGCACGAACTCGGTGCCGTCCGCGAGCAGGCTGTCGGCGCGAACATCGCCACCGCCGGGGCGGCGGTCGTCCGCGAGGCCGGCAACATGCCGGCGGTGGTCGCGATCCTCGAACGCCAGCGTGACCCGTACCGTCGGCGCCGCGAGGGCGAGGACGCGTCGGTCCCGATGACCGCCAGGATCCTGCGCACCGCGTGTGAGTACGACCAGTACAGCCACCCCGGCGGTCCGGGCCGGCAGCCGTGGGACGCGCTCGAGCGGCTCCACCTCGGCATGGCTTACGAGCACGACCCCGTCGTCATCCAGGCCCTCAACCGCGTCCTCTCCCGTCGCGGCGTGCTGTGA
- a CDS encoding zf-HC2 domain-containing protein, whose protein sequence is MTDQTSPDPHVACSEALASLQLFLDGELERSRVDELAEHLVACAPCGDRVEFERHVRTVIRAGLEGDLSVPAGLAERIRGCLDDVTPSDDVL, encoded by the coding sequence ATGACCGATCAGACTTCACCCGATCCACATGTCGCTTGCAGCGAGGCGTTGGCGTCGCTGCAGCTGTTCCTCGACGGCGAGCTCGAACGTTCACGCGTGGACGAGCTCGCCGAGCACCTGGTCGCCTGCGCCCCGTGCGGTGACCGCGTCGAGTTCGAGCGCCACGTCCGGACGGTGATCCGCGCCGGACTGGAGGGCGACCTGTCGGTGCCGGCCGGTCTGGCCGAGCGGATACGGGGCTGTCTCGACGACGTCACTCCCTCCGACGACGTGCTCTGA
- a CDS encoding HD-GYP domain-containing protein — protein sequence MRRDPRFTLLLVLLGVGGGASVAWAVRIVDPVQAGGFVLAAFLVELLPARVRQDVAASLITLVAFTAILVGGPALGVLTAPGAVAALAFRRSPHSFVERAAVNLGQWALAALVAGHVFELLGGAAWHDGVVTSLAGVGAVVVMAMVHTLVSNLLIGLVILVTSGESLRSTLGSLSAAMRLNVLVDVGLSILAATVLLEIGAPALVLLLIPALVARHGLLGFQREADAYDRLVRAFVKVIEVKDGYTRGHAERVAELAEAVAGQLGYDYDARREIRYAALLHDVGKVGTDPGVLNKPGPLTDAEFEHIRVHPTVGVEILADVDFLAPALDAVRHHHERWDGRGYPHGLAGSDIPETARIVTVVDAFDAMTSTRSYRPAMTVGAALEELRRCAGSQFDARGVEALASVTRSMGWEPTTHLEHDRDDDEVALDVSGTHPIAPSGAAPAGDRLIVLGDERDREVS from the coding sequence GTGCGCCGCGACCCGCGCTTCACGCTCCTGCTCGTCCTGCTCGGTGTGGGCGGCGGCGCCAGCGTCGCGTGGGCCGTTCGCATCGTCGACCCGGTTCAAGCGGGGGGCTTCGTGCTCGCCGCCTTCCTCGTCGAGCTGCTCCCGGCGCGCGTGCGTCAGGATGTCGCTGCCTCGCTGATCACGCTGGTGGCGTTCACCGCCATCCTGGTGGGTGGCCCCGCCCTCGGCGTGCTCACGGCGCCCGGCGCGGTCGCCGCGCTCGCGTTCCGGCGCTCGCCCCACAGCTTCGTCGAGCGCGCCGCCGTCAACCTCGGCCAGTGGGCTCTCGCGGCTCTGGTCGCGGGACACGTGTTCGAGCTGCTCGGCGGAGCGGCCTGGCACGACGGGGTCGTCACCTCTCTCGCCGGCGTCGGTGCCGTGGTCGTCATGGCGATGGTCCACACCCTCGTCAGCAACCTGCTGATCGGCCTGGTGATCCTGGTCACGTCGGGCGAGTCGCTGCGCAGCACGCTCGGCAGCCTCAGCGCGGCGATGCGTCTCAACGTCCTCGTCGACGTCGGGCTGTCGATCCTGGCGGCGACCGTCCTGCTCGAGATCGGCGCCCCGGCACTCGTTCTCCTCCTCATCCCCGCGCTCGTGGCGCGGCACGGGCTACTGGGGTTCCAGCGCGAGGCCGACGCCTACGACCGCCTGGTCCGCGCGTTCGTGAAGGTGATCGAGGTCAAGGACGGGTACACGCGGGGCCACGCGGAGCGGGTCGCCGAACTCGCCGAAGCCGTCGCGGGTCAGCTGGGCTACGACTACGACGCCCGACGCGAGATCCGCTACGCGGCGCTGCTGCACGACGTGGGCAAGGTCGGTACTGATCCCGGGGTGCTCAACAAGCCCGGGCCGCTTACCGATGCCGAGTTCGAGCACATCCGCGTGCATCCCACGGTCGGCGTCGAGATCCTCGCGGATGTCGACTTCCTCGCGCCCGCTCTCGACGCGGTCCGCCACCACCACGAGCGGTGGGACGGCCGCGGCTACCCGCACGGTCTCGCGGGCAGCGACATCCCCGAGACGGCGCGGATCGTCACCGTCGTCGACGCCTTCGATGCGATGACCTCGACCCGCTCGTACCGCCCCGCCATGACCGTCGGAGCGGCGCTGGAGGAGCTCCGGCGCTGTGCCGGTAGCCAGTTCGACGCGCGTGGCGTGGAGGCGCTCGCGTCGGTGACGCGGAGCATGGGCTGGGAGCCGACCACCCACCTCGAACACGATCGCGACGACGACGAGGTGGCGCTGGACGTGTCGGGGACCCACCCGATCGCACCGAGCGGCGCGGCCCCGGCCGGAGACCGGCTGATCGTGCTCGGGGACGAGCGCGATCGGGAGGTGAGCTGA
- a CDS encoding DUF5317 domain-containing protein, which produces MPFTVVVVAGAVLVAYLRGGRLQRIADADLRGVWLLFVGLVLQITVDIASARDAVNETVGYLGLLASQLLVVGWAIWNWWRPGMALIVIGLLLNALVIGANGAMPVDLDAVAELGGQGVPMGKHEALDESTRLGFLGDVIPLPPLRTIISIGDIVLAAGLVALVHHLMTFRPAPERRGGVRRTGHARTDDVPGQTFTARRDGRGRG; this is translated from the coding sequence TTGCCGTTCACGGTCGTCGTGGTCGCGGGTGCGGTCCTCGTCGCCTACCTCCGAGGAGGACGGCTGCAGCGCATCGCCGACGCGGATCTGCGGGGCGTGTGGCTGCTCTTCGTCGGGTTGGTGCTGCAGATCACCGTCGACATCGCCTCCGCACGCGACGCCGTCAACGAGACGGTTGGCTACCTGGGCCTGCTCGCGAGTCAGCTGCTCGTGGTGGGGTGGGCGATCTGGAACTGGTGGCGGCCGGGCATGGCGCTGATCGTGATCGGGCTGTTGCTCAACGCGCTCGTGATCGGGGCGAACGGGGCGATGCCGGTGGATCTGGACGCCGTCGCGGAGCTAGGCGGCCAGGGGGTCCCGATGGGCAAGCACGAAGCGCTCGACGAGAGCACGCGGCTGGGGTTCCTGGGCGACGTCATCCCGCTGCCACCGCTGCGCACGATCATCTCCATCGGCGACATCGTGCTGGCGGCCGGCCTGGTGGCGCTGGTGCACCACCTGATGACCTTCCGCCCCGCGCCCGAACGCCGCGGAGGCGTCAGGCGAACAGGCCATGCTCGGACCGACGACGTGCCGGGTCAGACCTTCACAGCACGCCGCGACGGGAGAGGACGCGGTTGA
- a CDS encoding transcriptional regulator, translating to MVEEASSYAEDVGARLRQVRTQQGLSLQDVERISRGKWKAAVVGSYERGDRNISASRLCELAEFYSVSPADVLPTDDVPRPVERGRGIVLDLAAVERDPDRWSGLRRYCESIQLQRGDYNRQMLSVRGEDLRALAVIMETNPDALLSDLRAAGIIAQG from the coding sequence ATGGTCGAGGAAGCGTCATCGTACGCCGAGGACGTGGGTGCTCGGCTGCGGCAGGTACGCACCCAGCAGGGCCTGTCGCTGCAGGATGTGGAGCGCATCTCCCGTGGTAAGTGGAAGGCCGCGGTCGTCGGTTCCTACGAGCGGGGCGATCGCAACATCAGCGCGTCGAGGCTGTGCGAGCTGGCGGAGTTCTACAGCGTGTCACCGGCCGACGTGCTCCCGACCGACGACGTGCCGCGGCCCGTGGAACGTGGCCGTGGGATCGTCCTCGACCTCGCCGCCGTCGAGCGTGATCCAGACCGGTGGTCGGGCCTGCGTCGTTACTGCGAGTCCATCCAGCTCCAGCGGGGCGATTACAACCGTCAGATGCTGTCGGTCCGCGGTGAGGATCTGCGTGCCCTGGCCGTGATCATGGAGACCAACCCCGACGCGCTGCTGAGCGATCTGCGGGCCGCGGGGATCATCGCGCAGGGGTGA
- a CDS encoding diacylglycerol kinase family lipid kinase encodes MRALLVFNPNATTTDEHVRDVIASALASEVKQLEVQPTKQRGQAIHIAAGAVHEGFDVVFALGGDGTANEVIQALAGTTVRLGVLPGGGTNVLARALGIPRDPVEATSFLLAKLREGTSRTVNLGRAGSRYFAFNAGYGFDASVVSLVERRPRIKRTIRQMSFVAAAFQEWFLGDDRRHPAVHVDLGTGQRRGPYPIAIVGNADPYTYLGPRPLRATPDAHFERGLDLVAIRGTSTAALLGIVGRTFTTATHLRRPQVDHWHDLASFRLLSDRPLSLQVDGDYAGDHAGVRFQTIPDALHVLA; translated from the coding sequence GTGCGGGCGCTGCTCGTGTTCAACCCCAACGCGACGACGACGGACGAGCACGTCCGGGACGTCATCGCGTCGGCGCTCGCGTCCGAGGTCAAGCAGCTCGAGGTCCAGCCGACCAAGCAACGGGGTCAAGCGATCCACATCGCGGCGGGAGCGGTCCACGAGGGCTTCGACGTCGTCTTCGCACTCGGCGGTGACGGGACCGCCAACGAGGTCATCCAGGCGCTCGCCGGCACGACCGTGCGGCTCGGGGTGCTGCCGGGTGGCGGCACCAACGTGCTCGCCCGTGCGCTGGGGATCCCGCGGGACCCGGTGGAGGCGACCAGCTTCCTGCTGGCCAAGCTACGCGAGGGCACGTCACGCACGGTCAACCTCGGGCGTGCCGGCTCACGCTACTTCGCGTTCAACGCCGGCTACGGCTTCGACGCCTCGGTGGTCTCGCTGGTCGAGCGTCGGCCGCGGATCAAGCGGACCATCCGTCAGATGTCGTTCGTCGCCGCAGCGTTCCAGGAGTGGTTCCTCGGCGACGACCGGCGCCACCCCGCCGTCCACGTGGATCTCGGCACCGGTCAGCGCCGGGGGCCCTACCCCATCGCGATCGTGGGCAACGCCGACCCCTACACCTACCTCGGGCCCCGCCCCCTGCGCGCCACCCCGGATGCCCACTTCGAACGCGGCCTCGACCTGGTCGCGATCCGCGGGACCAGCACCGCCGCCCTCCTGGGCATCGTGGGTCGCACGTTCACGACCGCCACGCACCTGCGTCGGCCACAGGTGGATCACTGGCACGACCTGGCCAGCTTCCGCCTGCTCAGCGACCGGCCGCTGTCGCTGCAGGTCGACGGCGACTACGCCGGGGACCACGCTGGGGTCAGATTCCAGACCATCCCCGACGCCCTCCACGTGCTCGCCTGA
- a CDS encoding WhiB family transcriptional regulator produces MDWRRDAACRDEDPELFFPIGTTGPAIDQANAAKRVCARCDVREECLEFALATNQDAGVWGGLTEEERRSLRRQRQRRRRIAS; encoded by the coding sequence GTGGACTGGCGACGCGACGCAGCCTGCCGCGACGAGGATCCGGAGCTGTTCTTCCCCATCGGCACGACCGGGCCAGCCATCGACCAGGCCAACGCCGCCAAGCGCGTCTGTGCCCGGTGCGACGTGCGCGAGGAGTGCCTCGAGTTCGCCCTCGCCACCAACCAGGACGCCGGTGTCTGGGGCGGTCTGACCGAGGAGGAGCGCCGCTCGCTGCGCCGTCAGCGCCAGCGCCGGCGCCGCATCGCCTCCTAG
- a CDS encoding GDP-mannose 4,6-dehydratase: protein MLVTGGAGFIGSHLVDRLLAEGRRVVVVDDLSTGKLENLAEARRSAGGNLEFQRLDLTKGALDRVAERHRPEVILHLAAQMNVRRSVEDPLHDAAVNVIGTIEVLEAARRYGVRKVIFTTSGGCIYGEPPESALPLPETADAPARSPYGASKRSAEEYLRTYQALYGMHWTSLALSNVYGPRQDPAGEAGVVSIFIERMFGGQPCVIFGDGEQTRDFVYVDDVVHALVLAMDRGDDERFNVGTAERTSVLALFRALAAATGYDREPVFAPERPGELRHNSIDPRKAASGLGWKPWTTLEEGLAATLAWSADLRQGTRP from the coding sequence GTGCTCGTGACCGGCGGAGCCGGCTTCATCGGTTCCCACCTCGTGGATCGGCTCCTCGCGGAGGGTCGACGGGTCGTCGTGGTCGACGACCTCTCCACCGGCAAGCTCGAGAACCTCGCCGAGGCGCGGCGCTCGGCCGGTGGCAACCTCGAGTTCCAACGCCTCGATCTCACCAAGGGCGCCCTCGACCGCGTCGCGGAACGGCACCGCCCCGAGGTGATCCTGCACCTCGCGGCGCAGATGAACGTCCGCCGCAGCGTCGAGGACCCACTGCACGACGCTGCCGTCAACGTGATAGGCACGATCGAGGTCCTCGAGGCCGCGCGCCGGTACGGCGTGCGCAAGGTGATCTTCACCACGTCAGGAGGCTGCATCTACGGCGAGCCGCCGGAGTCCGCCTTGCCGCTACCCGAGACCGCCGACGCCCCGGCGCGCTCGCCCTACGGGGCCAGCAAACGTTCCGCCGAGGAGTACCTGCGGACCTACCAGGCGCTGTACGGCATGCACTGGACCTCGCTGGCGTTGAGCAACGTGTACGGCCCCCGGCAGGATCCCGCCGGGGAAGCGGGCGTCGTGTCCATCTTCATCGAGCGCATGTTCGGCGGGCAGCCGTGCGTGATCTTCGGGGACGGCGAGCAGACCCGCGATTTCGTGTACGTGGACGACGTCGTCCACGCGCTCGTCCTCGCGATGGACCGTGGTGACGACGAGCGTTTCAACGTCGGCACCGCCGAGCGCACCTCGGTGCTGGCGCTGTTCCGCGCCCTCGCGGCCGCCACCGGCTACGACCGCGAGCCCGTCTTCGCACCCGAACGGCCGGGTGAGCTGCGACACAACTCGATCGACCCGCGGAAGGCCGCTTCCGGGCTCGGCTGGAAACCCTGGACCACGTTGGAGGAGGGCCTGGCTGCCACCCTGGCCTGGTCGGCGGACCTCCGACAGGGCACCCGTCCGTAG
- a CDS encoding sigma-70 family RNA polymerase sigma factor gives MIACARQCDGDHVDEAGPGEPAGGHDRVRRVVSRRGHGLRRGRCRHRHGRRGRQRGEDGRRIDVRRRGRCARSPSLRDEHDQGDPGHHRHRDDDPSPVRGPLRIPLRCGQPHPPALTRRGTRRGAGPPTGATGPARDGGGDGTGARAVRGRSRRCHSISCYIDVENATPLLWKKHRPGPVDSGSGYERATVTELQSATSDEPVVRQVLTDEQRRAAFEEQALPHLDRLYGAALRYTRNPADAEDLLQEAFAKAYAKFHQFEPGTNLRAWLYRIVHTTYINNYRKKQRRPQESLQDEIDDFSLYDRVQGAGRSAEYEALREITSDEVRDALESLPDQFRMAVYLADVEGFAYKEIAEIMDTPIGTVMSRLHRGRKALQQALAGYVEERGLVRRDEDASADGEDQP, from the coding sequence ATGATCGCGTGCGCTCGCCAGTGCGACGGCGACCACGTGGACGAGGCTGGCCCGGGAGAGCCCGCCGGAGGCCACGACCGTGTCCGGCGCGTCGTGAGCAGGAGGGGTCACGGTCTGCGCCGTGGAAGGTGCCGGCACCGGCACGGCCGTCGCGGTCGGCAACGTGGCGAGGACGGGCGCCGGATCGACGTCAGACGACGTGGTCGGTGCGCTCGCTCGCCCTCCCTGCGCGACGAGCACGACCAGGGCGATCCAGGGCACCACCGCCACCGCGACGACGATCCGTCGCCGGTTCGAGGGCCTCTCCGGATCCCACTCCGCTGTGGTCAACCGCACCCTCCCGCGTTGACCCGCCGGGGGACCCGGCGCGGTGCCGGGCCCCCGACGGGTGCGACCGGTCCCGCACGAGACGGGGGCGGCGACGGGACCGGGGCCCGCGCGGTGCGCGGGCGTTCTCGTAGATGTCATAGTATCTCATGCTATATCGATGTAGAGAATGCAACCCCGTTGCTGTGGAAGAAGCACCGCCCCGGGCCCGTAGACTCCGGTTCCGGCTACGAGAGGGCGACGGTGACGGAGCTGCAGAGCGCCACCTCCGACGAGCCCGTCGTGCGGCAGGTCCTGACCGACGAGCAACGCCGCGCCGCGTTCGAGGAGCAGGCCCTGCCCCACCTCGACCGGCTCTACGGCGCCGCCCTGCGCTACACGCGCAACCCCGCCGACGCCGAGGACCTGCTGCAGGAAGCTTTCGCGAAGGCGTACGCCAAGTTCCACCAGTTCGAACCCGGCACCAACCTGCGGGCCTGGCTCTACCGGATCGTGCACACCACCTACATCAACAACTACCGCAAGAAGCAGCGCCGTCCGCAGGAGTCGCTGCAGGACGAGATCGATGACTTCTCGCTGTACGACCGCGTCCAGGGAGCGGGCAGGTCGGCGGAGTACGAGGCCCTGCGCGAGATCACCTCGGACGAGGTCCGCGACGCGCTCGAGAGCCTGCCTGACCAGTTCCGCATGGCGGTCTACCTCGCGGACGTCGAGGGCTTCGCGTACAAGGAGATCGCCGAGATCATGGACACGCCCATCGGCACCGTGATGTCACGGCTACACCGAGGAAGGAAAGCGCTCCAGCAGGCGTTGGCCGGGTACGTCGAGGAGCGCGGACTCGTGCGCCGGGACGAGGACGCATCCGCCGACGGTGAGGACCAGCCATGA
- a CDS encoding PAS domain-containing sensor histidine kinase, protein MSSLQEVAELHGAVSDAAVDHLQTVVSDWQILADLAFADLLLWLRDEDGRDLHVAAQMRPYTAQTIYHEDLVGRRFEPEERPAVVRAFEQGEIVRDGDPDWSSGVPVREEAIPLHFEDEVVAVVTREANLSMVRSPSQLELTYLQTADELVEMLVEGTFPYPGEDPERELAPRVGDGLLRVDRAGTVVYASPNAISAYRRLGVLENIIGRNLADFDLDDQAVLEALADGEPLESEVEARGAVVLRRLLPLTRQHEVLGGVMLIREVTELRRHERLLLYKDATIREIHHRVKNNLQTVASLLRLQSRRLGSPEAVQALAESVRRISSIALVHETLSQDSRQRVSFDKVAHRLVDMLAVGLTDPERPVHMRLDGAAGELPAEVATPLALVLSELLQNSVEHAFPDRGGTVFVELDRRPASLVLRVRDDGVGVPEGWRIESDANLGLQIATTLVDSELGGKLSVGPGEDGSGTTCEAVLPLPR, encoded by the coding sequence GTGTCGTCGCTGCAGGAGGTCGCCGAGCTCCACGGCGCGGTCTCGGATGCAGCGGTCGACCACCTCCAAACGGTCGTCTCCGACTGGCAGATCCTCGCCGATCTCGCCTTCGCCGACCTGCTGCTGTGGCTCCGCGACGAGGACGGTCGTGACCTGCACGTCGCGGCCCAGATGCGGCCCTACACCGCGCAGACGATCTACCACGAGGACCTCGTCGGGCGCCGCTTCGAACCCGAGGAGCGCCCGGCCGTCGTGCGTGCGTTCGAACAGGGCGAGATCGTCCGAGACGGCGACCCGGACTGGTCGTCGGGTGTCCCGGTGCGGGAGGAAGCGATACCGCTGCACTTCGAGGACGAGGTCGTCGCGGTCGTCACGCGCGAGGCGAACCTGTCGATGGTGCGCTCCCCGAGCCAGCTCGAGCTGACCTACCTGCAGACCGCCGACGAGCTGGTGGAGATGCTGGTCGAGGGCACCTTCCCCTACCCCGGCGAGGACCCCGAGCGTGAACTCGCGCCCCGTGTGGGCGACGGTCTGCTGCGGGTCGACCGAGCGGGGACCGTGGTCTACGCGAGCCCCAACGCGATCAGCGCCTACCGGCGGCTCGGAGTGCTCGAGAACATCATCGGTCGCAACCTCGCCGACTTCGACCTCGACGACCAGGCCGTCCTCGAGGCCCTCGCGGACGGTGAACCGCTCGAGTCGGAGGTGGAGGCGCGCGGGGCGGTGGTGCTGCGGCGGCTGCTGCCGCTGACTCGCCAACACGAGGTGCTCGGCGGTGTGATGCTGATCCGTGAGGTCACCGAGCTGCGCCGCCACGAGCGGCTGCTGCTGTACAAGGACGCCACGATCCGCGAGATCCACCACCGTGTCAAGAACAACCTCCAGACCGTCGCCTCGCTGCTGCGGCTGCAGTCGCGACGGCTCGGCTCACCCGAGGCGGTGCAGGCCCTGGCCGAGTCGGTGCGGCGCATCTCGTCGATCGCGCTGGTGCACGAGACGCTGAGCCAGGACAGCCGTCAGCGGGTGTCGTTCGACAAGGTCGCCCACCGGCTCGTGGACATGCTCGCGGTCGGGCTCACCGACCCCGAACGTCCCGTGCACATGCGCCTCGACGGCGCAGCTGGCGAGCTCCCCGCGGAGGTGGCGACGCCGCTGGCGCTGGTGTTGTCCGAACTGCTCCAGAACAGCGTCGAACACGCCTTCCCTGACCGCGGCGGCACGGTCTTCGTCGAACTCGACCGCCGCCCGGCGAGCCTCGTCCTGCGTGTCCGCGATGACGGGGTCGGCGTGCCCGAGGGTTGGCGCATCGAGTCCGACGCGAACCTGGGCTTGCAGATCGCCACTACCCTCGTCGACAGTGAGCTGGGTGGGAAGCTGTCGGTGGGACCCGGCGAGGACGGCTCGGGGACGACGTGCGAGGCGGTGCTGCCGCTGCCGCGTTGA